Proteins found in one Vulpes vulpes isolate BD-2025 chromosome 13, VulVul3, whole genome shotgun sequence genomic segment:
- the LOC112932473 gene encoding LOW QUALITY PROTEIN: dnaJ homolog subfamily B member 11-like (The sequence of the model RefSeq protein was modified relative to this genomic sequence to represent the inferred CDS: inserted 1 base in 1 codon), whose protein sequence is MYRYVVACGSTLCLLLLYLRRAAIARRDFYKILGVPRSTSIKDIKKAYRKLALQLHPDRNPDDPXAQEKFQDLGAAYEVLSDSEKLKQYDTYGEEGLKDGHQSSHGDIFSHFFGDFGFMFGGTPRQQDRNIPRGSDIIVDLEVTLEEVYAGNFVEVVRNKPVARQAPGKRKCNCRQEMWTTQPGPGRFQMTQEVVCDECPNVKLVNEERTLEVEIEPGVRDGMEYPFIGEGEPHVDGEPGDLRFRIKVVKHPIFERRGDDLYTNVTISLVESLVGFDMDITHLDGHKVHISRDKITRPGAKLWKKGEGLPNFDNNNIKGSLIITFDVDFPKEQLTEEAKEGIKQLLNQGSVQKVYNGLQGY, encoded by the exons ATGTACCGCTATGTGGTAGCATGTGGTAGCACCCTCTGCCTGTTGCTGCTGTACCTCCGCAGGGCTGCGATCGCCAGGCGAGATTTCTATAAGATCTTGGGGGTGCCTCGCAGCACCtctataaaagacattaaaaaggcCTACAGGAAACTAGCCCTGCAGCTTCATCCTGACCGGAACCCGGATGACC GAGCTCAGGAGAAATTCCAGGACCTAGGTGCTGCTTATGAGGTTCTGTCAGATAGTGAGAAactaaaacagtatgatacttATGGTGAAGAGGGATTAAAAGATGGTCATCAGAGCTCCCATGGAGACATTTTTTCACACTTCTTTGGAGATTTTGGTTTCATGTTTGGAGGAACCCCTCGTCAGCAAGACAGAAATATTCCAAGAGGCAGTGATATTATTGTAGATCTAGAAGTCACTTTGGAAGAAGTATATGCAGGAAATTTTGTGGAAGTAGTTAGAAACAAACCCGTGGCAAGGCAGGCTCCAGGCAAACGAAAATGCAACTGCCGGCAGGAGATGTGGACTACACAGCCGGGCCCAGGGCGCTTCCAGATGACCCAGGAGGTGGTCTGTGACGAGTGCCCTAATGTCAAACTAGTGAATGAAGAACGAACACTAGAGGTAGAAATAGAACCTGGAGTGAGAGATGGAATGGAGTACCCCTTTATTGGAGAAGGTGAGCCTCATGTGGATGGAGAGCCAGGAGACCTGCGGTTCCGAATCAAAGTTGTCAAGCACCCAATATTTGAAAGGAGAGGAGATGATTTGTATACAAACGTGACAATCTCACTAGTCGAGTCTCTGGTGGGCTTTGATATGGATATTACTCACTTGGATGGCCACAAGGTACATATTTCCCGGGATAAGATCACAAGACCAGGAGCCAAGCtatggaagaaaggagaagggctCCCCAACTTTGACAACAACAACATCAAGGGCTCTTTGATAATCACTTTTGATGTGGATTTTCCAAAAGAACAGTTAACAGAGGAAGCAAAAGAAGGTATCAAACAGCTTCTGAACCAAGGATCAGTGCAGAAGGTATACAATGGACTGCAAGGATATTAA